The Candidatus Melainabacteria bacterium genome includes a window with the following:
- a CDS encoding cell envelope integrity protein TolA, whose protein sequence is MKYPKTLITARVKPKLLLSSLPLWLPPLVAATFLLWSPQISSSQQSTSNNDSVTNLQSQIKNEISQAKNHGVGTKPYEDALAAIEADQQISQHSEKIHQRYQSLLDKLRHQNHEATLLKRGVYKRLLSAEERNLGEYAPLMYAIKNKVKSRWHVVHSHKSNSVEVTFELKQNGQIQNLKLTKSSSNQEVDDAALEAIRKSVPFLPMPANLKFPDGTIWIAFRLDYNSDRSDN, encoded by the coding sequence ATGAAATACCCTAAAACATTGATCACGGCACGAGTCAAACCAAAGCTTCTTCTCTCCAGCCTGCCGCTCTGGTTGCCGCCTCTGGTAGCTGCCACATTTTTACTGTGGTCTCCTCAGATATCGAGCAGCCAGCAATCAACCTCGAACAATGACTCGGTAACCAATTTGCAAAGTCAGATCAAGAACGAAATTTCACAGGCTAAAAATCATGGCGTCGGTACTAAGCCCTACGAAGACGCACTGGCAGCAATCGAAGCGGACCAACAAATAAGTCAGCACTCAGAAAAGATTCACCAACGCTACCAGTCTTTGTTGGACAAGTTACGGCACCAGAATCATGAAGCAACACTTCTGAAACGAGGAGTCTACAAAAGGCTTCTCAGTGCAGAGGAGCGCAATTTGGGAGAATATGCGCCATTAATGTACGCCATAAAAAACAAAGTAAAGTCCAGATGGCATGTTGTTCACAGTCACAAGTCAAACTCTGTGGAAGTCACTTTTGAACTGAAACAGAATGGTCAAATCCAAAATCTCAAGCTCACCAAAAGTTCGAGCAATCAAGAAGTGGACGATGCAGCACTAGAGGCTATCCGCAAATCCGTTCCGTTTTTGCCGATGCCAGCCAACCTCAAATTCCCAGATGGAACCATATGGATCGCATTCAGGCTCGACTACAACTCAGACAGAAGTGACAATTGA
- a CDS encoding peptidase S53 has protein sequence MPFQEFTILPGSVRRLFFGTRMNAVEMIRDIEITVQIRRKKKLDALSLIKQNQVLPLLEFEEEYGASPKDLNTVLSFAEHFGLEVTEIESGKRTVGLKGSSDALFNAFKVQVFETQRHGEVSRCRVGPIFIPTELSEIITGVFGLDNRPQAISHLRYAGIVNPLSKPDAFDGEQLAAIYDFPVSDGRGQTIALIELGGGYLKSDIKKFFSSLNLPVPQVSSVSVNGGKNLPFINRGADTEVALDIQVAGAVAPGSKIVVYFAPNDDQSFLKAVLAAIHDEINKPSIISISWGAAERQWTEQQMLAMNEAFKSAAAMGISVFCAAGDDGANDNVYDGKAHVDFPASSPFAIACGGTSLTVTAGVRSEKVWNDGDGSATGGGISNFFPRPDYQANLNLPPGPEPGFNGRGLPDVSAVADPYTGYAVVVHGSWTVVGGTSAVSPLYAGLAARINARLNKSIGFLNVPVYTKPNNRLFNDITSGNNSVDKVSGYESTLGWDAVTGWGTPIGVNILEFFSSLT, from the coding sequence ATGCCATTTCAAGAATTCACAATACTACCAGGAAGCGTTCGCAGACTCTTCTTCGGCACCAGAATGAACGCCGTCGAAATGATACGGGACATCGAAATTACCGTACAGATCCGGCGCAAGAAAAAGCTCGACGCTCTCAGTTTGATCAAGCAAAACCAGGTTCTGCCACTTCTGGAGTTTGAAGAAGAGTATGGAGCCTCTCCAAAAGACCTGAATACAGTTCTGTCCTTTGCCGAACATTTTGGGCTCGAAGTGACAGAGATTGAATCAGGAAAACGCACAGTGGGACTGAAAGGAAGCTCCGATGCTCTCTTTAATGCCTTCAAAGTGCAGGTCTTCGAGACACAAAGACATGGAGAAGTGAGTCGTTGCAGAGTCGGTCCAATTTTTATTCCAACCGAACTGTCAGAGATTATCACAGGCGTGTTTGGACTGGACAATCGCCCCCAGGCTATCTCTCATCTGCGTTATGCAGGTATAGTCAATCCCCTGTCAAAACCTGATGCCTTTGATGGCGAACAATTGGCTGCAATCTACGACTTTCCTGTGTCGGATGGACGAGGGCAGACAATCGCTTTGATTGAACTGGGAGGCGGCTATCTAAAATCAGATATCAAAAAATTCTTCTCCTCATTGAACTTACCGGTGCCCCAGGTCTCCAGCGTCTCGGTCAATGGCGGCAAAAATCTGCCTTTCATAAATAGAGGTGCAGACACGGAAGTTGCCCTCGATATTCAAGTAGCTGGAGCAGTGGCCCCAGGCTCCAAGATCGTGGTTTACTTCGCCCCCAACGACGATCAAAGTTTTCTCAAAGCTGTGCTCGCAGCCATCCACGACGAGATCAACAAACCTTCCATCATCTCAATTAGCTGGGGAGCAGCTGAGAGACAGTGGACCGAACAGCAAATGCTTGCCATGAACGAAGCTTTCAAGTCGGCCGCGGCCATGGGCATCTCCGTTTTTTGTGCTGCCGGTGACGACGGCGCCAACGATAACGTCTATGACGGAAAAGCGCATGTGGACTTCCCTGCCTCCAGCCCATTTGCCATCGCCTGCGGTGGTACATCGCTGACTGTAACTGCCGGTGTCAGATCTGAAAAGGTCTGGAACGATGGAGATGGAAGCGCCACTGGTGGTGGCATCAGCAATTTCTTCCCGCGCCCGGACTATCAAGCGAACCTGAATCTTCCACCTGGTCCAGAACCTGGTTTCAACGGCCGAGGTCTCCCGGACGTCTCTGCTGTCGCAGATCCATACACAGGTTATGCCGTAGTCGTTCATGGTTCGTGGACTGTCGTTGGAGGTACGAGCGCAGTGTCACCACTTTATGCCGGTCTGGCAGCTAGAATAAATGCGCGATTGAACAAGTCTATTGGTTTTCTCAATGTTCCCGTTTACACAAAACCGAACAACAGGCTGTTTAACGACATCACCTCCGGCAACAACTCAGTCGATAAAGTCTCTGGCTATGAATCAACTCTCGGATGGGATGCGGTTACGGGCTGGGGAACTCCTATTGGAGTCAACATACTTGAATTCTTCTCCAGTCTGACGTGA
- a CDS encoding patatin translates to MSKTWRILSIDGGGIRGIIPAVLLEQIEYGTGKHISDLFDFIAGTSSGAITALALGTPETTTDGKSTPRYRADDIIDLYFHEGPKIFAKRPFQEIEEWAFGGAKHDAQAIERSLAKYFGVTKLGQSLTNVMVPAYCLEQRTTVFFKSWDKNNCGQYLMKDIARATSAAPTYFIPARLNTPEGPLGFIDGGLVSNNPTMTALVECLRYAAPGDKFWVLSLGTGRCEQPYKYTSAIHWRPVDWIKPTIDICMDGSDAKTDYELLQLSRSPELTYYRFDTILPSQNALLDKASPNNMKMLRQLGERMIKVEMPNKFEQMLSDLLHTDAHTKTLIEWQALSPRYQPFTNLSNTQSTNQNIAESGQR, encoded by the coding sequence ATGTCGAAGACCTGGAGAATACTTTCCATAGACGGCGGTGGCATCCGCGGCATCATTCCAGCAGTGTTACTGGAACAGATTGAGTATGGCACCGGCAAACATATATCAGATCTTTTCGATTTCATCGCAGGCACCTCCAGCGGTGCAATCACGGCGCTGGCCCTGGGCACGCCTGAAACAACTACAGACGGCAAATCTACTCCACGTTACCGCGCCGACGACATCATCGACCTCTACTTCCATGAAGGTCCAAAGATATTTGCAAAAAGACCTTTCCAGGAGATCGAAGAATGGGCTTTCGGCGGCGCAAAGCACGATGCACAAGCTATCGAACGCAGCCTGGCCAAATACTTCGGCGTCACGAAACTCGGTCAATCCCTGACAAACGTTATGGTGCCAGCTTACTGCCTGGAGCAAAGAACAACAGTGTTCTTTAAAAGCTGGGACAAAAATAACTGCGGGCAATATCTTATGAAAGACATCGCCCGCGCCACATCTGCTGCACCAACGTATTTCATCCCTGCCAGATTAAACACCCCCGAGGGTCCGCTGGGCTTTATTGACGGCGGACTTGTCTCCAATAATCCAACTATGACTGCACTGGTTGAATGCCTTCGCTACGCTGCACCGGGTGACAAATTCTGGGTGTTGTCACTGGGGACAGGACGGTGCGAGCAACCCTACAAGTATACTAGTGCCATACACTGGCGGCCCGTAGACTGGATCAAACCGACTATCGACATTTGTATGGACGGCTCTGACGCCAAAACGGACTATGAACTGCTGCAGCTGTCGCGATCGCCCGAGCTTACATACTATCGATTTGATACCATCCTGCCATCTCAGAATGCATTACTCGATAAAGCCTCGCCCAATAACATGAAGATGTTGCGTCAACTCGGCGAGAGAATGATAAAAGTTGAAATGCCCAACAAATTCGAGCAGATGCTCTCTGATTTACTTCACACAGATGCTCATACAAAGACACTGATTGAATGGCAAGCACTGTCACCGCGCTATCAGCCATTCACAAACCTTTCAAATACTCAATCCACAAATCAAAACATTGCAGAAAGCGGTCAGAGGTAA